One genomic window of Pseudomonas aeruginosa includes the following:
- a CDS encoding septation protein A, translating to MKQFIDFIPLILFFIVYKIDPQNVEFAGFNLSGIYGATATLILASVIVYGALWLKHRHLEKSQWFTLGACLVLGGLTLAFHEDTFLKWKAPLVNWLFALAFAGSHFIGDKPMIQRIMGHAIQLPQGLWVRLNIAWVVFFLVCGFANLYVVFTYPNFWVDFKVFGSLGMTLLFLIGQGLFLARHLHDADTGEKPKD from the coding sequence ATGAAGCAATTCATCGATTTCATCCCACTGATCCTGTTCTTCATCGTCTACAAGATAGACCCTCAGAACGTCGAGTTCGCCGGGTTCAATCTGAGTGGCATCTACGGCGCGACCGCGACCCTGATCCTCGCCTCGGTGATCGTCTACGGCGCCCTCTGGCTCAAGCACCGCCACCTGGAAAAGAGCCAGTGGTTCACCCTCGGCGCCTGCCTGGTCCTCGGCGGCCTGACCCTGGCCTTCCACGAGGACACCTTCCTCAAATGGAAGGCGCCGCTGGTCAACTGGCTGTTCGCCCTGGCCTTCGCCGGCAGTCACTTCATCGGCGACAAGCCGATGATCCAGCGCATCATGGGCCATGCCATCCAGTTGCCGCAGGGCCTCTGGGTGCGCCTGAACATCGCCTGGGTGGTGTTCTTCCTGGTGTGCGGCTTCGCCAACCTGTACGTGGTCTTCACCTATCCGAACTTCTGGGTGGACTTCAAGGTGTTCGGCAGCCTCGGCATGACCTTGCTGTTCCTGATCGGCCAGGGCCTGTTCCTGGCTCGCCACCTGCACGACGCCGATACCGGCGAAAAGCCCAAGGACTGA
- a CDS encoding YkgJ family cysteine cluster protein, whose amino-acid sequence MSTDNPCLTCGACCAHFRVSFYWGECRSAGGVVPDELTVRISPQMVAMSGTENKPARCVGLLGEVGCGVRCTVYEQRSSTCREFEAAWANGQPNPACDAARAAYGLPPLTPPLQPHLAPGRVA is encoded by the coding sequence ATGTCCACTGACAATCCGTGTCTTACCTGCGGCGCCTGCTGTGCGCATTTTCGTGTGTCTTTCTATTGGGGCGAGTGCCGTTCCGCAGGTGGCGTCGTACCCGACGAACTGACCGTCCGCATCAGCCCGCAGATGGTTGCCATGAGCGGTACCGAGAACAAGCCGGCACGCTGCGTCGGGCTGCTCGGCGAGGTCGGTTGCGGCGTTCGCTGCACCGTCTACGAGCAGCGCTCGAGTACCTGCCGCGAGTTCGAGGCGGCCTGGGCCAACGGCCAGCCCAACCCGGCCTGCGATGCCGCGCGCGCCGCCTACGGCCTGCCGCCGCTGACCCCGCCGCTGCAGCCGCACCTGGCGCCGGGACGGGTCGCCTGA
- a CDS encoding DUF1289 domain-containing protein yields MKSPCINICEFDADVCRGCGRTRQEIRAWKRADKAEQRLILAEADLRLLALQARGRRKFR; encoded by the coding sequence TTGAAAAGTCCTTGCATCAATATCTGTGAGTTCGATGCCGACGTGTGCCGTGGCTGCGGGCGTACGCGCCAGGAAATCCGTGCCTGGAAGCGCGCGGACAAGGCCGAGCAGCGACTGATCCTCGCCGAGGCCGACCTGCGCCTGCTGGCGTTGCAGGCGCGCGGTCGGCGCAAGTTCCGCTGA
- a CDS encoding PHP domain-containing protein, with amino-acid sequence MRVDLHCHSTASDGVLAPAALVQRAHEKGVGLLALTDHDTLEGLPEAHQAAARLGIELVNGIELSCTWGGATIHVLGYGFDLDAAPLRQATEALHRGRWARAEEIDRRLAAKGMPGALEGARAIQRALGDSGNAPARPHFAEFLVQGGWVKDRADAFRKWLGAGKLGDVKQHWPTLEEVVGCLREARAWISLAHPYHYDFTRTKRRRLVADFLQAGGHAIEVVNGVQPAEQVGTLSILAREFGLMVTAGSDFHAPGDWSELGMYRAVPEDLPAMWPRFARHFRDTERHSEAKGAE; translated from the coding sequence ATGCGTGTCGATCTGCATTGCCACAGTACCGCCTCCGATGGCGTGCTCGCGCCCGCCGCCCTGGTGCAGCGGGCCCACGAGAAAGGCGTCGGGCTGCTGGCGCTGACCGACCACGACACCCTGGAAGGCCTGCCGGAAGCCCACCAGGCGGCCGCTCGACTCGGTATCGAACTGGTCAACGGTATCGAGCTGTCCTGCACCTGGGGCGGTGCCACCATTCATGTGCTGGGCTACGGTTTCGACCTCGACGCCGCTCCCCTGCGCCAGGCGACCGAAGCCCTGCACCGGGGCCGCTGGGCGCGCGCCGAGGAAATCGACCGGCGGCTTGCGGCCAAGGGTATGCCCGGTGCGCTGGAGGGCGCGCGGGCGATCCAGCGGGCCCTGGGCGACAGCGGCAACGCGCCGGCGCGGCCGCATTTCGCCGAGTTCCTGGTCCAGGGCGGCTGGGTCAAGGATCGCGCCGACGCGTTCCGCAAGTGGCTGGGGGCCGGCAAGCTGGGAGACGTCAAGCAGCACTGGCCGACCCTGGAGGAAGTGGTCGGCTGCCTGCGCGAGGCGCGCGCCTGGATCAGCCTGGCGCACCCGTATCATTATGATTTCACCCGGACCAAGCGCCGGCGCCTGGTCGCCGACTTTCTCCAGGCCGGCGGACACGCCATCGAGGTGGTCAATGGCGTGCAGCCGGCCGAACAGGTCGGTACCCTGTCGATCCTGGCCCGCGAGTTCGGCCTGATGGTCACCGCCGGCAGCGATTTCCACGCGCCGGGCGACTGGTCCGAACTGGGCATGTACCGTGCGGTTCCAGAGGACCTTCCGGCCATGTGGCCGCGTTTCGCCAGGCATTTTCGCGATACCGAACGTCATTCCGAAGCCAAGGGGGCCGAATGA
- a CDS encoding response regulator transcription factor, producing MSELLLIDDDRELCELLGTWLVQEGFSVRASHDGAQARRALAEQTPDAVVLDVMLPDGSGLELLKQLRGDHPDLPVLMLSARGEPLDRILGLELGADDYLAKPCDPRELTARLRAVLRRTHPAQPSAQMQLGDLSLNLTRGVAQIDGQEISLTLSESRILEALLRQPGEPLDKQALAQLALGRKLTLYDRSLDMHVSNLRKKLGSHPDGSPRILALRGRGYYYSH from the coding sequence ATGAGCGAACTGCTGTTGATCGACGATGACCGGGAGCTCTGCGAGCTGCTCGGTACCTGGCTGGTCCAGGAAGGTTTCTCCGTGCGTGCCAGCCACGACGGCGCCCAGGCCCGTCGCGCCCTCGCCGAGCAGACACCGGATGCCGTGGTGCTCGACGTGATGCTGCCGGACGGCAGCGGCCTGGAACTGCTCAAGCAACTGCGCGGCGACCATCCCGACCTGCCGGTGCTGATGCTGTCCGCCCGCGGCGAGCCGCTGGACCGCATCCTCGGTCTGGAACTGGGCGCCGACGACTACCTGGCCAAGCCCTGCGACCCGCGCGAACTCACCGCACGGCTGCGCGCCGTGCTGCGGCGAACCCACCCGGCGCAACCCAGCGCGCAGATGCAACTGGGCGACCTGTCGCTGAACCTGACGCGCGGCGTGGCGCAGATCGACGGCCAGGAGATCAGCCTGACCCTTTCCGAAAGCCGCATCCTCGAAGCGCTCCTGCGCCAGCCCGGCGAGCCGCTGGACAAGCAGGCCCTGGCGCAACTGGCGCTGGGCCGCAAGCTGACCCTCTACGACCGCAGCCTGGACATGCACGTCAGCAACCTGCGCAAGAAGCTCGGCAGCCACCCCGACGGCAGCCCGCGCATCCTCGCCCTGCGCGGCCGCGGCTACTACTACAGCCACTGA
- a CDS encoding segregation and condensation protein A, translated as MEVFLEAFEGPLDLLLYLIRKQNIDILDIPVAEITRQYMGYVELMKAVRLELAAEYLVMAAMLAEIKSRMLLPRSAEAEEEEEDPRAELIRRLQEYERFKKAAEDLDELPRVGRDVLVPAVAAPEARARKLLPELALQELMLVMGEMLRRADLFESHQVTREVLSTRERMSEVLERLKGGAFVPFIQLFTLEEGKLGVVVTFMAILELVKEQMVELVQNEAFGAIHVRLRIAREAEEGETLEEALEDDFE; from the coding sequence CTGGAGGTCTTCCTCGAGGCCTTCGAGGGCCCGCTCGACCTGCTGCTATACCTGATCCGCAAGCAGAACATCGACATCCTGGATATCCCGGTGGCGGAAATCACCCGCCAGTACATGGGCTATGTCGAGCTGATGAAGGCGGTGCGCCTGGAGCTGGCCGCCGAGTACCTGGTGATGGCGGCGATGCTGGCGGAGATCAAGTCGCGCATGTTGCTGCCGCGCTCGGCGGAAGCCGAGGAGGAAGAGGAAGATCCACGGGCCGAGCTGATCCGCCGCCTGCAGGAGTACGAACGGTTCAAGAAGGCCGCCGAAGACCTCGACGAACTGCCCCGGGTCGGCCGCGACGTGCTGGTGCCGGCGGTGGCTGCTCCCGAGGCGCGGGCGCGCAAGCTGCTGCCGGAGCTGGCGCTGCAGGAGCTGATGCTGGTGATGGGCGAGATGCTGCGCCGCGCCGACCTGTTCGAGAGCCACCAGGTGACCCGCGAGGTACTGTCCACCCGCGAACGCATGAGCGAAGTGCTGGAGCGCCTGAAAGGCGGCGCCTTCGTGCCCTTCATCCAGTTGTTCACCCTGGAGGAGGGCAAGCTCGGCGTGGTGGTCACCTTCATGGCGATCCTCGAACTGGTCAAGGAGCAGATGGTGGAACTGGTGCAGAACGAGGCTTTCGGCGCCATCCATGTGCGCCTGCGGATAGCCCGCGAAGCGGAGGAAGGCGAAACCCTGGAGGAAGCCCTGGAAGACGATTTCGAGTGA
- the scpB gene encoding SMC-Scp complex subunit ScpB gives MNLSDPHELATLLEGILLAAGKPLSLERLAELFDEAERPEPGQFRDALAILALSCAGRSFELKEVASGYRLQIRERFSPWVGRLWEERPQRYSRALLETLVLIAYRQPITRGEIEEIRGVAVNTQIVKTLMEREWIRIVGYREVPGRPAMLATTKAFLDYFNLKSLDELPPLSALREMEPEPEPPVEVAPAAQPPRDDLDEDAIPASIQALADRAIAEAGESLEEIEGEAGEPEKPREETSFRSLLLELDEMEQGLKTDFDDLLDPPEPSEQGDESAEPAAGPIPVVAEQAVEPAVAEAVAGADPDDEERALAEAMREEREALDADDDWPRR, from the coding sequence ATGAACCTGTCCGATCCCCACGAACTCGCCACCCTGCTCGAAGGCATCCTCCTCGCGGCCGGCAAGCCGCTGTCGCTGGAACGCCTGGCTGAGCTGTTCGACGAGGCAGAGCGGCCGGAGCCGGGGCAGTTCCGCGACGCCCTGGCGATCCTGGCACTGTCCTGCGCAGGGCGCTCCTTCGAGCTGAAGGAAGTCGCGTCCGGGTATCGCCTGCAGATTCGCGAGCGTTTCTCGCCGTGGGTCGGCCGCCTCTGGGAGGAGCGTCCGCAGCGCTATTCGCGCGCGCTGCTGGAAACCCTGGTGCTGATCGCCTACCGCCAGCCGATCACCCGTGGCGAGATCGAGGAGATCCGCGGCGTGGCGGTGAACACCCAGATCGTCAAGACGCTGATGGAGCGGGAGTGGATCCGCATCGTTGGCTACCGCGAGGTGCCGGGGCGCCCGGCGATGCTGGCGACTACCAAGGCGTTCCTCGATTATTTCAACCTGAAGAGCCTCGACGAGCTGCCGCCGCTGTCGGCGCTGCGCGAGATGGAGCCCGAGCCGGAACCGCCGGTCGAAGTGGCGCCCGCGGCGCAGCCGCCGCGCGACGATCTCGACGAGGATGCGATTCCTGCCTCGATCCAGGCCCTGGCCGATCGCGCCATCGCCGAGGCCGGGGAAAGCCTCGAGGAGATCGAGGGGGAGGCCGGCGAGCCGGAGAAGCCGCGCGAGGAAACCAGCTTCCGCAGCCTGCTGCTGGAACTGGACGAGATGGAGCAGGGCCTGAAGACCGACTTCGACGACCTGCTCGACCCTCCGGAGCCCTCGGAGCAGGGCGACGAGTCCGCCGAGCCAGCGGCTGGGCCGATTCCCGTGGTCGCGGAGCAAGCCGTCGAGCCTGCCGTCGCGGAGGCTGTCGCGGGCGCCGATCCCGATGACGAAGAGCGCGCCCTGGCGGAGGCCATGCGCGAGGAGCGCGAGGCACTGGACGCCGACGACGACTGGCCGCGCCGCTGA
- a CDS encoding L-threonylcarbamoyladenylate synthase — protein sequence MSQFFQIHPENPQPRLVKQAVEIVRQGGVIVYPTDSSYALGCRIGEKTAVDRIRRIRQLDDKHNFTLVCRDLSELGVYAKVDTGLFRLLKAHTPGPYTFILSATREVPRMLLHPKRRTIGLRVPNCPIARALLEELGEPLMSVSLIMPGRGEPLNDPYEMRQVLEHQVDLIVDGGYGGGEASTVISLTDTDPEVIRVGCGDPAPFMQPA from the coding sequence ATGAGCCAGTTCTTCCAGATCCATCCGGAAAATCCCCAGCCGCGGCTGGTCAAGCAGGCGGTGGAAATTGTCCGCCAGGGTGGGGTGATCGTCTATCCCACCGACTCGTCCTATGCCCTGGGCTGCCGCATCGGCGAAAAGACCGCGGTGGATCGCATCCGCCGCATCCGCCAACTGGACGACAAGCACAACTTCACCCTGGTCTGCCGCGACCTTTCCGAGCTGGGCGTCTATGCCAAGGTCGACACCGGCCTGTTCCGCCTGCTCAAGGCGCACACCCCCGGTCCCTACACCTTCATCCTCAGCGCCACCCGCGAGGTGCCGCGCATGCTCCTGCACCCCAAGCGCCGCACCATCGGCCTGCGCGTGCCGAACTGTCCGATCGCCCGGGCGCTGCTGGAGGAACTGGGCGAACCGCTGATGAGCGTGAGCCTGATCATGCCCGGCAGAGGCGAGCCACTGAACGATCCCTATGAAATGCGCCAGGTACTGGAACACCAGGTCGACCTGATCGTGGACGGGGGCTATGGCGGCGGCGAGGCCTCCACCGTGATCAGCCTGACCGACACCGATCCCGAAGTGATCCGCGTGGGTTGCGGCGATCCGGCGCCGTTCATGCAGCCGGCCTGA
- a CDS encoding YciI family protein has translation MLYAIIARDIPASQERRLASRPAHLARLEQLKEEGRLVLAGPHPAIDSNDPGAAGFTGSLIVAEFDSLAAAQSWAEADPYRAAGVYAEVVVKPFKKVLP, from the coding sequence ATGCTCTACGCGATCATCGCCCGTGACATCCCCGCTTCCCAGGAACGCCGCCTGGCCAGCCGCCCGGCCCACCTGGCCCGTCTCGAACAGCTGAAGGAAGAAGGCCGCCTGGTACTCGCCGGCCCGCACCCGGCGATCGACAGCAACGACCCGGGCGCCGCCGGCTTCACCGGCAGCCTGATCGTCGCCGAATTCGATTCGCTGGCCGCGGCGCAGAGCTGGGCCGAGGCCGATCCCTACCGGGCCGCCGGGGTGTACGCCGAGGTGGTGGTCAAGCCGTTCAAGAAAGTCCTGCCCTGA
- a CDS encoding nitroreductase family protein, producing MEALDALLTRVSHARLSDPAPSPEQLDRLFRVALRAPDHGQLRPWRFILVEGEGRRALGDLYARALASRQPDAAEEALAKARNMPLRAPLLVVAVACLQDHPKVPHAEQLLAAGCAAHGLVLGAYAQGLGAMWRTGEMATDPVVHAGLGLGEQERIIGFVYLGTPMGELRTPAELDPTAFVSAWPG from the coding sequence ATGGAGGCTCTCGACGCCTTGCTCACTCGCGTTTCCCACGCCCGCCTGAGCGATCCCGCGCCCTCGCCGGAGCAGCTCGACCGGCTGTTCCGGGTCGCCTTGCGTGCCCCGGACCACGGGCAACTGCGGCCCTGGCGCTTCATCCTGGTAGAGGGCGAAGGCCGCCGGGCCCTGGGCGACCTCTACGCCCGCGCCCTGGCGAGCCGCCAGCCGGACGCCGCCGAGGAAGCGCTGGCCAAGGCCCGCAACATGCCGCTGCGCGCACCGCTGCTGGTCGTGGCGGTCGCTTGCCTGCAGGACCACCCGAAGGTGCCGCACGCTGAGCAACTGCTGGCTGCCGGCTGCGCCGCCCACGGCCTGGTGCTGGGCGCCTATGCCCAGGGACTGGGGGCGATGTGGCGGACCGGCGAGATGGCCACCGATCCGGTGGTGCACGCCGGCCTGGGGCTCGGCGAGCAGGAGCGGATCATCGGCTTCGTCTACCTGGGTACGCCGATGGGCGAGTTGCGCACGCCGGCGGAACTCGACCCGACGGCCTTCGTCAGCGCCTGGCCGGGCTGA
- the gap gene encoding type I glyceraldehyde-3-phosphate dehydrogenase codes for MTIRLAINGFGRIGRNVLRALYTGHYREQLQVVAINDLGDAAVNAHLFQYDSVHGRFPGEVEHDAESLRVMGDRIAVSAIRNPAELPWKSLGVDIVLECTGLFTSRDKAAAHLQAGAGKVLISAPGKDVDATVVYGVNHEVLRASHRIVSNASCTTNCLAPVAQVLHRELGIEHGLMTTIHAYTNDQNLSDVYHPDLYRARSATQSMIPTKTGAAEAVGLVLPELAGKLTGLAVRVPVINVSLVDLTVQVARDTSVDEVNRLLREASEGSPVLGYNTQPLVSVDFNHDLRSSIFDANHTKVSGRLVKAMAWYDNEWGFSNRMLDSALALAAARD; via the coding sequence ATGACTATCCGCCTGGCCATCAACGGCTTCGGTCGCATCGGCCGAAACGTTCTTCGCGCCCTGTATACCGGCCACTACCGCGAACAGTTGCAGGTAGTGGCGATCAATGACCTCGGCGACGCCGCGGTCAACGCTCACCTGTTCCAGTACGACAGCGTCCATGGACGCTTTCCCGGCGAGGTCGAGCACGATGCCGAAAGCCTGCGGGTGATGGGCGACCGCATCGCCGTCAGCGCCATCCGCAACCCGGCGGAACTGCCCTGGAAGAGCCTCGGCGTGGACATCGTGCTCGAGTGCACGGGGCTCTTCACCAGCCGCGACAAAGCCGCTGCCCACCTGCAGGCCGGCGCCGGCAAGGTGCTGATCTCGGCGCCCGGCAAGGACGTCGACGCCACCGTGGTCTACGGCGTCAACCACGAGGTGCTGCGCGCCTCCCATCGGATCGTCTCGAACGCCTCCTGCACCACCAACTGCCTGGCACCGGTGGCCCAGGTGCTGCATCGCGAGCTGGGCATCGAGCACGGCCTGATGACCACCATCCATGCCTACACCAACGACCAGAACCTCTCCGACGTGTACCACCCGGACCTGTACCGCGCACGTTCGGCGACCCAGTCGATGATCCCCACCAAGACCGGCGCCGCCGAGGCGGTCGGCCTGGTCCTGCCGGAACTCGCCGGCAAGCTTACCGGGCTGGCGGTGCGGGTGCCGGTGATCAACGTGTCGCTGGTCGATCTCACCGTGCAGGTGGCCCGGGATACCAGCGTAGACGAGGTCAACCGCCTGCTGCGCGAGGCCAGCGAGGGCTCTCCGGTGCTCGGCTACAACACCCAGCCGCTGGTGTCGGTGGATTTCAATCACGACCTGCGCTCGTCGATCTTCGACGCCAACCACACCAAGGTCAGCGGCCGGCTGGTCAAGGCGATGGCCTGGTACGACAACGAGTGGGGCTTCTCCAACCGCATGCTGGACAGCGCCCTGGCGCTGGCCGCCGCCCGCGACTGA
- a CDS encoding sensor histidine kinase, which translates to MRSLFWRILAAFWLALLLVAGLSILLGRALNQDTWIIARHPGLKDLAEQWTALYEEQGSYAAQGLLEQRRRDYGISIQVLDESGQRLVDGTYLPRPHHRPPRTSDRNLPRFPWRQLSQEYVSPQSNHTYLFIYRIPHPELEAWHRGSLLWPLSALGIALVVLTLFSLLLTLSITRPLNRLRRAVHDLGQTAYQKDSLARLARRGDELGTLARDFNRMGERLQSLIGSQRQLLRDVSHELRSPLARLRIALALAERAEPEARAQMWPRLEQECDRLEALIGEILALARLDAEPGASQRIALLPLLQRLREDALLLAPEQDIRLEVAPDLSIDGWPDMFERAVDNLLRNAVRFNPVGQPLEVRASSAGDYLRLSVRDHGPGIAAELQEQLGEPFFRAPNQSSPGHGLGLAIARRAIERHGGHLRLGNHPDGGFIATLSLPLRRKATE; encoded by the coding sequence ATGCGTTCACTCTTCTGGCGAATCCTCGCCGCCTTCTGGCTGGCCCTGCTGCTGGTCGCCGGGCTGTCCATCCTGCTGGGTCGTGCGCTGAACCAGGACACCTGGATCATCGCCCGCCATCCTGGCCTGAAGGATCTCGCCGAGCAGTGGACCGCCCTCTACGAAGAACAGGGCAGCTACGCGGCCCAGGGCTTGCTGGAGCAACGCCGTCGCGACTACGGGATTTCCATCCAGGTGCTCGATGAAAGCGGCCAGCGCCTGGTCGACGGCACCTACCTGCCGCGCCCCCACCACCGCCCGCCGCGCACCAGCGACCGCAACCTGCCGCGCTTCCCCTGGCGCCAGCTGAGCCAGGAATACGTCAGCCCGCAGAGCAACCATACCTATCTGTTCATCTACCGCATCCCGCACCCGGAGCTGGAGGCTTGGCACCGCGGCAGCCTGCTCTGGCCGCTCAGCGCGCTGGGCATCGCACTGGTGGTGCTGACCCTGTTCAGCCTGCTGCTGACGCTGTCCATCACCCGTCCGCTGAACCGTCTGCGGCGCGCCGTGCACGACCTCGGCCAGACCGCCTACCAGAAGGACAGCCTGGCCCGCCTGGCGCGGCGCGGCGATGAACTGGGCACCCTGGCGCGCGATTTCAACCGCATGGGCGAACGCCTGCAAAGCCTGATCGGCAGCCAGCGTCAGTTGCTCCGCGACGTATCCCACGAACTGCGCTCGCCGCTGGCGCGCCTGCGCATCGCCCTGGCCCTGGCCGAACGCGCCGAACCGGAAGCGCGGGCGCAGATGTGGCCGCGCCTGGAACAGGAATGCGACCGCCTGGAAGCGCTGATCGGCGAGATCCTCGCCCTCGCCCGGCTCGACGCCGAACCCGGCGCGAGCCAACGGATCGCCCTGCTACCGCTGCTCCAGCGGCTGCGCGAAGACGCCCTGCTGCTGGCTCCGGAACAGGATATCCGCCTGGAGGTGGCGCCTGACCTGAGCATCGACGGCTGGCCGGACATGTTCGAACGCGCGGTGGACAACCTGCTGCGCAACGCCGTGCGCTTCAACCCCGTCGGCCAACCCCTGGAGGTGCGTGCCAGCAGCGCCGGCGACTACCTGCGCCTGAGCGTCCGCGACCATGGGCCAGGCATCGCCGCCGAACTGCAGGAGCAGTTGGGCGAGCCGTTCTTCCGCGCACCCAACCAGAGCAGCCCGGGACACGGCCTGGGCCTGGCCATCGCCCGCCGCGCCATCGAGCGCCACGGCGGGCACCTGCGCCTGGGCAACCATCCCGACGGCGGCTTCATCGCCACCCTCAGCCTGCCGCTACGGCGCAAGGCGACCGAATGA
- the edd gene encoding phosphogluconate dehydratase — MHPRVLEVTRRIQARSAATRQRYLEMVRAAASKGPHRGTLPCGNLAHGVAACGESDKQTLRLMNQANVAIVSAYNDMLSAHQPFERFPGLIKQALHEIGSVGQFAGGVPAMCDGVTQGEPGMELSLASRDVIAMSTAIALSHNMFDAALCLGVCDKIVPGLLIGSLRFGHLPTVFVPAGPMPTGISNKEKAAVRQLFAEGKATREELLASEMASYHAPGTCTFYGTANTNQLLVEVMGLHLPGASFVNPNTPLRDELTREAARQASRLTPENGNYVPMAEIVDEKAIVNSVVALLATGGSTNHTLHLLAIAQAAGIQLTWQDMSELSHVVPTLARIYPNGQADINHFQAAGGMSFLIRQLLDGGLLHEDVQTVAGPGLRRYTREPFLEDGRLVWREGPERSLDEAILRPLDKPFSAEGGLRLMEGNLGRGVMKVSAVAPEHQVVEAPVRIFHDQASLAAAFKAGELERDLVAVVRFQGPRANGMPELHKLTPFLGVLQDRGFKVALVTDGRMSGASGKVPAAIHVSPEAIAGGPLARLRDGDRVRVDGVNGELRVLVDDAEWQARSLEPAPQDGNLGCGRELFAFMRNAMSSAEEGACSFTESLNGWR, encoded by the coding sequence ATGCACCCTCGTGTGCTCGAAGTCACCCGCCGCATCCAGGCCCGTAGCGCGGCCACTCGCCAGCGCTATCTCGAGATGGTCCGGGCGGCGGCCAGCAAGGGGCCGCACCGCGGCACCCTGCCGTGCGGCAACCTCGCCCACGGGGTCGCGGCCTGTGGCGAAAGCGACAAGCAGACCCTGCGGCTGATGAACCAGGCCAACGTGGCCATCGTTTCCGCCTACAACGACATGCTCTCGGCGCACCAGCCGTTCGAGCGCTTTCCGGGGCTGATCAAGCAGGCGCTGCACGAGATCGGTTCGGTCGGCCAGTTCGCCGGCGGCGTGCCGGCCATGTGCGACGGGGTGACCCAGGGCGAGCCGGGCATGGAACTGTCGCTGGCCAGCCGCGACGTGATCGCCATGTCCACCGCCATCGCGCTGTCTCACAACATGTTCGATGCAGCGCTGTGCCTGGGTGTTTGCGACAAGATCGTGCCGGGCCTGCTGATCGGCTCGCTGCGCTTCGGCCACCTGCCCACCGTGTTCGTCCCGGCCGGGCCGATGCCGACCGGCATCTCCAACAAGGAAAAGGCCGCGGTGCGCCAACTGTTCGCCGAGGGCAAGGCCACTCGCGAAGAGCTGCTGGCCTCGGAAATGGCCTCCTACCATGCACCCGGCACCTGCACCTTCTATGGCACCGCCAATACCAACCAGTTGCTGGTGGAGGTGATGGGCCTGCACTTGCCCGGTGCCTCCTTCGTCAACCCGAACACCCCCCTGCGCGACGAACTCACCCGCGAAGCGGCACGCCAGGCCAGCCGGCTGACCCCCGAGAACGGCAACTACGTGCCGATGGCGGAGATCGTCGACGAGAAGGCCATCGTCAACTCGGTGGTGGCGCTGCTCGCCACCGGCGGCTCGACCAACCACACCCTGCACCTGCTGGCGATCGCCCAGGCGGCGGGCATCCAGTTGACCTGGCAGGACATGTCCGAGCTGTCCCATGTGGTGCCGACCCTGGCGCGCATCTATCCGAACGGCCAGGCCGACATCAACCACTTCCAGGCGGCCGGCGGCATGTCCTTCCTGATCCGCCAACTGCTCGACGGCGGGCTGCTTCACGAGGACGTACAGACCGTCGCCGGCCCCGGCCTGCGCCGCTACACCCGCGAGCCGTTCCTCGAGGATGGCCGGCTGGTCTGGCGCGAAGGGCCGGAACGGAGTCTCGACGAAGCCATCCTGCGTCCGCTGGACAAGCCGTTCTCCGCCGAAGGTGGCTTGCGCCTGATGGAGGGCAACCTCGGTCGCGGCGTGATGAAGGTCTCGGCGGTGGCGCCGGAACACCAGGTGGTCGAGGCGCCGGTACGGATCTTCCACGACCAGGCCAGCCTGGCCGCGGCCTTCAAGGCCGGCGAGCTGGAGCGCGACCTGGTCGCCGTGGTGCGTTTCCAGGGCCCGCGGGCGAACGGCATGCCGGAGCTGCACAAGCTCACGCCGTTCCTCGGGGTCCTGCAGGATCGTGGCTTCAAGGTGGCGCTGGTCACCGACGGGCGCATGTCCGGGGCGTCGGGCAAGGTGCCCGCGGCCATCCATGTGAGTCCGGAAGCCATCGCCGGCGGTCCGCTGGCGCGCCTGCGCGACGGCGACCGGGTGCGGGTGGATGGGGTGAACGGCGAGTTGCGGGTGCTGGTCGACGACGCCGAATGGCAGGCGCGCAGCCTGGAGCCGGCGCCGCAGGACGGCAATCTCGGTTGCGGCCGCGAGCTGTTCGCCTTCATGCGCAACGCCATGAGCAGCGCGGAAGAGGGCGCCTGCAGCTTTACCGAGAGCCTCAACGGCTGGCGCTGA